One Glycine max cultivar Williams 82 chromosome 3, Glycine_max_v4.0, whole genome shotgun sequence DNA window includes the following coding sequences:
- the LOC100800954 gene encoding F-box/kelch-repeat protein isoform X1, whose product MSGLIERLPDAVAIRCLARVPFYFHPVLELVSRSWQAAIRSPELFKARQEVGSTEDLLCVCAFDPENLWQLYDPMRDLWITLPVLPSKIRHLSNFGAVSTAGKLFVIGGGSDAVDPLTGDQDGCFATDEVWSYDPVVRQWAPRASMLVPRSMFACCVLNGKIVVAGGFTSCRKSISQAEMYDPDKDVWIPMPDLHRTHNSACSGVVIGGKVHVLHKDLSTVQVLDNAGPGWTVEECVWLQGQMAVVGDALYVMSHGLIFKQDKEVRKVVGSASEFRKRIGFAMTGLGDDLYVIGGFIGPDRWNWDIKPLSEVDVLTLGSERPTWRQAAPMTRCHGPILGCTLLRI is encoded by the coding sequence atgtcTGGACTGATTGAAAGACTTCCTGATGCTGTTGCAATTAGGTGCCTTGCACGTGTTCCCTTCTACTTTCACCCAGTGTTAGAGCTTGTCTCTCGTTCTTGGCAAGCAGCTATTCGTAGCCCTGAACTATTTAAAGCTCGGCAGGAGGTTGGTTCAACTGAGGATCTGTTATGTGTCTGTGCTTTTGATCCAGAGAACTTATGGCAGTTGTATGACCCTATGCGAGATCTCTGGATTACACTCCCTGTTCTTCCCTCAAAGATCAGGCACCTTTCCAACTTTGGTGCTGTTTCCACTGCTGGAAAGTTGTTTGTGATTGGTGGTGGAAGTGATGCTGTTGATCCTTTGACTGGTGACCAAGATGGTTGTTTTGCAACAGATGAAGTTTGGTCATATGACCCTGTAGTCCGGCAGTGGGCCCCTCGTGCGTCAATGCTTGTTCCCCGTTCTATGTTTGCATGCTGCGTTTTGAATGGAAAAATTGTTGTGGCTGGGGGCTTCACTAGCTGCagaaaatcaatatctcaaGCAGAAATGTATGATCCTGACAAGGATGTTTGGATTCCAATGCCTGATCTTCATCGCACTCATAATTCAGCCTGTTCGGGGGTAGTGATTGGTGGGAAGGTGCATGTACTGCACAAGGATTTGTCAACAGTGCAAGTTTTAGACAATGCAGGGCCCGGTTGGACCGTTGAGGAATGCGTGTGGCTCCAAGGGCAGATGGCAGTTGTCGGCGATGCACTTTATGTAATGAGCCATGGATTAATCTTCAAGCAGGACAAAGAAGTGAGAAAGGTTGTAGGTTCAGCATCCGAGTTTCGAAAGAGAATTGGCTTTGCAATGACTGGACTAGGTGATGACTTATACGTGATTGGAGGCTTCATTGGACCAGATAGATGGAATTGGGACATTAAGCCATTATCCGAAGTTGATGTTCTCACACTTGGAAGTGAGAGACCAACTTGGCGCCAAGCAGCTCCGATGACACGGTGTCATGGTCCTATTCTTGGTTGTACGCTGCTGAGAATTTAG